A stretch of the Candidatus Bandiella numerosa genome encodes the following:
- a CDS encoding MFS transporter — translation MGKKRIISSAIIGNIVEYYDFGIYAVFAEIIGRLFFPNFSEYVQLMFSFAIFAIGFFMRPLGGVVFGHIGDIFGRKMALTISIIGMGASTLCIGIMPIYDQIGIFAPILLTIIRIFQGLCIGGEGAGSAIFIIEHFEEKKVGLIGSIIMASNIAGTLLAIIVGISIDYFIKIDDFTWRYGFLLGGLMGLIGLYMRKRTTETPVFEDMKLKRRIAKFPIMVVLKEKWQNILIIASFASVATSSTYMLRGFFNVYFTEIISLSKNDSLCIVAFALTTVVVALPLFGYLADRIGYKKYIYSVIFIYIISILPIFNNIINNINNVTGIYSSIFLLGILVACIVAPYYPFAIKFFNPELRYSGIALSWNMGNALFGGTTPIISTFLVMKIGYIAPAYYLMFTACLFLITSFLNRKFLAEH, via the coding sequence ATGGGTAAAAAAAGAATTATAAGCTCTGCAATAATAGGGAACATTGTTGAATATTATGATTTTGGCATTTATGCAGTTTTTGCAGAGATTATAGGAAGACTGTTCTTTCCTAATTTCAGTGAATATGTACAATTAATGTTTTCATTCGCTATATTTGCCATTGGGTTTTTTATGAGACCGTTAGGAGGTGTAGTTTTTGGACATATAGGTGATATTTTTGGTAGGAAAATGGCATTGACCATATCAATCATAGGTATGGGAGCTTCAACTTTATGTATCGGCATAATGCCAATATATGATCAAATTGGTATATTTGCACCCATTCTACTTACAATAATACGAATCTTTCAAGGTTTGTGTATTGGAGGAGAAGGAGCTGGCTCAGCGATTTTTATCATTGAGCATTTTGAAGAAAAAAAAGTTGGTTTGATAGGCAGTATCATAATGGCTTCAAATATAGCGGGCACTTTATTGGCAATAATAGTTGGAATTAGCATAGATTATTTCATTAAAATTGATGATTTTACATGGAGGTATGGATTCTTATTGGGGGGATTGATGGGGCTTATAGGTTTATATATGAGAAAAAGGACTACAGAAACTCCAGTATTTGAAGATATGAAACTCAAAAGAAGGATCGCAAAATTTCCAATAATGGTAGTTTTGAAAGAAAAATGGCAAAATATTTTGATAATAGCGTCTTTTGCCAGTGTTGCAACATCAAGTACCTATATGTTAAGAGGATTTTTTAATGTATATTTTACGGAAATAATTAGCCTCTCCAAAAATGACTCGTTATGTATTGTGGCGTTTGCTTTAACCACAGTGGTTGTTGCATTGCCATTATTTGGCTACTTAGCAGATAGAATTGGGTATAAAAAATATATCTATTCTGTAATTTTTATATATATTATCTCAATATTGCCGATATTTAATAATATTATTAACAATATCAATAATGTAACTGGTATTTACTCTAGTATATTTCTGTTAGGAATCTTAGTAGCATGTATTGTTGCTCCGTATTATCCATTTGCAATAAAGTTTTTTAATCCGGAGTTAAGATATTCAGGTATTGCCTTGAGCTGGAATATGGGAAATGCACTATTTGGTGGTACAACGCCAATAATCTCAACTTTTTTAGTTATGAAAATTGGTTATATTGCTCCTGCGTATTATCTAATGTTTACTGCATGTCTATTTTTAATAACAAGTTTTTTAAACAGAAAGTTTTTGGCTGAGCATTAA
- a CDS encoding sensor histidine kinase, producing MNFIYVIKRLIIRGINDLKYDKAVYKLFLLNIFFTLAWIVFFVFNIFHIDNKLYNEVAIIFCIGLLFLITALPYIFTIKCVKNVGIDKDGVIKNFVEMLMLELREPLSFAKLQSEILNEILANMEKRKTDVINLDEHYQYCLNHRDYDSFKKITKISGETSQYGIDLIENYTISFREPESNHQAIIKEFPIKGAIDKAITICSVPFPEVKNIEIDIEDFCVKSNFNYVKHVMINLIKNAYIHNGRDVKLRINGNRRVLYITDYGQGIKKNMIKSIFNKFYSRHRGGVGMGLYFCRYAMEKIGGSIQCESVEGQYTKFILDFSRV from the coding sequence ATGATAAAGCAGTTTATAAGTTATTCTTATTGAACATTTTTTTTACACTAGCATGGATTGTATTTTTTGTTTTTAACATTTTTCATATAGATAATAAACTTTATAATGAGGTTGCAATTATATTTTGCATAGGCCTTTTATTTTTGATTACAGCTCTTCCTTATATTTTTACAATTAAATGTGTAAAAAATGTTGGTATAGACAAAGATGGAGTTATAAAGAATTTTGTTGAGATGCTGATGCTTGAGTTACGAGAACCGTTGTCATTTGCAAAATTGCAGTCGGAAATTTTAAATGAGATATTGGCTAATATGGAAAAAAGAAAAACAGATGTTATTAATTTGGATGAACATTATCAATATTGTTTAAATCATAGAGATTATGATAGCTTTAAAAAAATAACTAAAATTTCTGGAGAAACTTCGCAGTATGGTATAGATTTAATTGAGAATTATACAATATCTTTTAGAGAGCCAGAATCGAATCATCAAGCGATTATAAAAGAATTTCCGATTAAGGGTGCTATAGATAAAGCTATTACAATATGTTCAGTTCCATTTCCAGAGGTTAAAAATATAGAAATAGATATAGAAGACTTTTGCGTAAAATCAAATTTTAATTATGTGAAACACGTAATGATTAATTTAATAAAAAATGCATATATACACAATGGTAGGGATGTTAAATTAAGAATTAACGGGAATAGAAGAGTATTATATATTACGGATTATGGACAGGGTATTAAGAAAAACATGATTAAAAGCATATTTAATAAATTTTATTCAAGGCATAGGGGAGGAGTAGGAATGGGTTTATATTTTTGTAGGTATGCAATGGAGAAAATTGGAGGCTCAATTCAATGTGAATCTGTAGAAGGTCAATATACCAAATTTATTTTGGATTTTTCAAGAGTATAG